Proteins encoded within one genomic window of Platichthys flesus chromosome 13, fPlaFle2.1, whole genome shotgun sequence:
- the LOC133967405 gene encoding trace amine-associated receptor 13c-like, whose protein sequence is METPEGAELCFPQLNNSCRKPSHPHTQAMLIYVLLSSVSIITVALNLLVIISISHFRQLHTPTNLLLLSLAISDLFVGLLLMPVEIIYVEKCWFLGDIVCTLYYVLDYMITSASVANMVLISFDRYIAICDPLDYPTRVTKRRAQVCVCLCWVCSVCYRLLLMNDHLQQPGRSSSCLGECVVVISNIAGVVDLVFTFILPIAVIIVLYLRVFVAALAQARAIRSHMVAAPRSGTVTVKKAEMKAARTLGIVVVVFLICFCPYYFPTLAGEDTSVNASSAAVEIWLTHFNSCLNPVIYAFFYPWFRKCIKLILTLKILKPGSRDIKLL, encoded by the exons ATGGAGACTCCGGAGGGAGCCGAACTCTGCTTCCCACAACTCAACAACTCCTGCAGGAAGCCCAGCCACCCTCACACCCAGGCCATGTTGATCTACGTCCTGCTCTCCTCCGTCTCCATCATCACAGTGGCTCTTAACCTGCTCgtcatcatctccatctcccACTTCAG GCAGCTCCACACTCCCaccaacctcctcctcctctccctggcCATCTCAGACCTCTTCGTTGGCCTCCTGCTGATGCCGGTTGAAATCATCTATGTGGAGAAATGCTGGTTTCTGGGTGACATTGTGTGCACGCTGTATTACGTCCTCGACTACATGATCACCTCGGCCTCGGTGGCCAACATGGTGCTGATATCGTTTGACCGCTACATCGCCATCTGTGACCCTCTGGATTACCCCACCAGAGTGACCAAGAGACGggcacaagtgtgtgtttgcctctgtTGGGTTTGCTCTGTTTGTTACAGGCTTCTGCTGATGAACGatcacctgcagcagccaggCAGGTCCAGCTCCTGCTTAGGCGAGTGTGTCGTCGTCATCAGTAACATCGCGGGAGTCGTTGACCTCGTCTTCACCTTCATCCTCCCCATCGCTGTCATCATAGTTCTGTATCTGAGGGTGTTTGTGGCGGCTCTGGCTCAGGCTCGAGCCATCAGGTCTCACATGGTGGCAGCTCCACGCTCAGGGACTGTGACCGTGAAGAAGGCAGAGATGAAAGCAGCCAGGACTCTGGGCATCGTGGTcgttgtgtttttgatttgtttctgtccGTACTATTTCCCCACTCTGGCAGGTGAAGACACGTCCGTCAACGCCTCGTCCGCAGCTGTTGAGATCTGGCTGACACATTTTAACTCCTGTCTGAACCCGGTCATCTACGCCTTCTTCTACCCCTGgttcagaaaatgtattaaactcATCCTCACACTGAAGATACTGAAACCCGGCTCCAGAGATATTAAATTACTGTAG
- the LOC133966981 gene encoding LOW QUALITY PROTEIN: uromodulin-like (The sequence of the model RefSeq protein was modified relative to this genomic sequence to represent the inferred CDS: substituted 1 base at 1 genomic stop codon), giving the protein MFVFCHGNAAFYQGVCQDTFCSDHEFCGQKSNGGSGCVCRAMFASKYNSTGTFGEPMVCEKNAAKLTMAKCLLENKGSDFSVLHLNDETCKGEMDNETHMVTFGFDRKKACGAVILANNSQILYKNTIVNRNSSMYGIINRQDSVHLDFSCLYDQPDIKTITFTLKDSSVTQQITSGQXIYNLTMKAYKDLITKEALQQRTEMQLDEKLWVELSADGLDDKMVAVVTDSCWATDQPSPNGTLRYDLIIKGSVNVKNNGQGTSNSFSFNTFQFSGQDGEVFLHCRVTLCVKKGSNCIPRCGQGERRRRSIMSKYDDENPAFIKLAWTY; this is encoded by the exons ATGTTTGTCTTCTGCCATGGGAATG ctgcttTCTATCAGGGCGTCTGTCAGGACACGTTCTGCAGTGATCACGAGTTCTGTGGGCAGAAGAGCAACGGGGGAAGCGGCTGCGTCTGCCGGGCCATGTTCGCCTCCAAGTACAACTCAACCGGCACCTTTG GAGAGCCAATGGTCTGCGAGAAGAACGCTGCTAAGCTGACTATGGCTAAATGTCTCTTGGAAAACAAAGGCAGTGACTTCTCTGTCTTACATCTCAATGACGAGACCTGCAAAGGTGAAATGGACAATGAGACCCACATGGTGACGTTCGGCTTTGACAGGAAGAAAGCCTGTGGAGCAGTGATCCTG GCAAACAACAGCCAGATCCTCTACAAGAACACCATCGTGAACCGGAACAGCTCCATGTACGGCATTATCAACCGTCAGGACTCGGTTCATCTGGACTTTTCATGTCTTTACGATCAGCCGGACATCAAGACCATTACCTTCACACTCAAAGACag CTCCGTCACCCAGCAGATCACTTCTGGACAATAGATTTACAATCTGACCATGAAGGCCTACAAGGACCTTATCACCAAGGAAGCCTTACAACAACGTACTGAAATGCAACTGGACGAGAAGCTGTGGGTGGAGCTGAGCGCGGATGGGCTGGATGACAAAATGGTTGCAGTGGTGACGGACTCCTGCTGGGCGACCGACCAGCCCAGCCCGAACGGAACCCTGAGATATGACCTCATCATCAAAGG atcggtcaatgtgaagaACAACGGACAGGGAACATCCAACAGTTTCTCCTTCAACACGTTCCAGTTCTCTGGACAGGATGGTGAGGTCTTCCTGCACTGCAGAGTGACGCTGTGTGTCAAGAAGGGTAGCAACTGCATCCCG AGATGTGGCCAGGGTGAGAGAAGACGCAGGTCCATCATGTCAAAGTATGATGATGAAAACCCTGCCTTCATCAAACTGGCCTGGACTTATTGA
- the LOC133967574 gene encoding trace amine-associated receptor 13c-like: MEAPQEAELCFPRINSSCRRTLLPHSELISSVLSCITLLTVALNLLVIISISHFRQLHTTTNLLLLSLAVADFCVGVLQMPVLLLHNQGCWYLGDLMCGANGFLGFVVISVSVGSMVLISVDRYIAICEPMFYTSRVTLKRVKLSVCLCWMFSTVHSSWILRDFLKEPGRLSSCYGHCVVVVNFAEGLVDLVVTLLGPILVIVVLYLQVFAVAVSQARALRGHILAGERSESVKATRSELKAARTLGIVIVVFLLCSCPYYCFAVAAESNLVGASSAALEIWLLYFNSCLNPVIYVFFYPWFRKTIKHIVTLKILQPGSREDKVL; the protein is encoded by the exons ATGGAGGCCCCGCAGGAGGCTGAACTCTGCTTTCCCAGGATCaacagctcctgcaggaggacgCTGCTCCCCCACTCAGAGCTCATCTCCAGCGTCCTGTCCTGCATCACTCTGCTCACGGTGGCTCTCAACCTGCTGgtcatcatctccatctcccACTTCAG GCAGCTCCACACCACCACcaacctcctgctcctctctctggctGTGGCAGACTTCTGTGTGGGTGTCCTGCAGATGCCGGTTCTTCTTCTCCACAACCAGGGCTGCTGGTACCTGGGCGACCTCATGTGTGGCGCGAATGGCTTTTTAGGTTTCGTCGTCATCAGCGTGTCCGTGGGAAGCATGGTGCTCATATCGGTCGACCGCTACATAGCCATTTGCGAGCCCATGTTCTACACCTCCAGAGTGACCCTGAAGAGGGTGaagctctctgtgtgtctgtgttggatgTTCTCTACCGTCCACAGCAGCTGGATACTGAGGGACTTCTTAAAAGAGCCCGGCAGGTTGAGCTCCTGTTATGGACACTGCGTAGTTGTCGTCAATTTTGCTGAAGGCCTCGTGGATCTTGTTGTGACCTTGTTGGGCCCCATTCTGGTCATTGTCGTGTTGTACCTGCAAGTGTTTGCGGTGGCGGTGTCTCAGGCTCGAGCCCTGCGTGGTCACATCCTAGCTGGAGAGCGTTCAGAGTCTGTGAAAGCTACGAGATCTGAGCTGAAAGCCGCCAGGACTCTGGGTATTGTGATCGTGGtgttcctgctctgctcctgtccATATTACTGTTTCGCGGTTGCGGCCGAGAGTAACTTGGTCGGGGCGTCGTCTGCAGCCCTGGAGATTTGGTTGTTGTATTTTAATTCCTGTTTGAATCCTGTGATCTATGTTTTCTTCTACCCTTGGTTCAGAAAAACCATCAAACACATTGTGACGCTGAAGATTCTGCAGCCTGGCTCCAGAGAGGACAAGGTGCTGTAG
- the LOC133966983 gene encoding trace amine-associated receptor 13c-like → MQTVQEAELCFPLLLNTSCRKLVLPQPVRTISYLLLSSMSLLTVTLNLLVIISISHFRQLHTPTNLLLLSLAISDFLIGFRVSFQIVLLDGCWLLGEHICVVFIILDYIITSASIGTMVLISIDRYVAICDPMHYPTKFTQRRIRVYVCLCWAASALIQILLLRDTLMEPGSSHSCYGECAFLQDQVSGLVDLVLSFIGPVSIIIVLHVRVFLVVVAQARVMHSQITDVALVKVRVKKSEIKAARTLGVVIVVFLICTCPYFCASLMGQDQSVNVISDTFLICLFYSNSCLNPMIYAFFYPWFRKSMKLIVTLQILKSGSSDSRLVKSVQ, encoded by the exons ATGCAAACGGTCCAGGAGGCTGAACTCTGTTTCCCGCTGCTCCTCAACACGTCCTGCAGGAAGCTGGTGCTCCCTCAGCCTGTGAGAACCATCTCCTACCTCCTGCTGTCGTCCATGTCTCTGCTCACGGTGACGCTCAACCTGCTGGTCATCATCTCCATCTCACACTTTAG GCAGCTCCACACTCCCaccaacctcctcctcctctctctggccATCTCGGATTTCCTCATCGGCTTCCGCGTATCCTTTCAAATCGTGCTCCTCGACGGCTGCTGGCTGCTCGGTGAACAcatatgtgttgtgtttatcaTTTTGGATTACATCATCACCTCTGCCTCCATAGGAACCATGGTGCTGATTTCGATCGATCGCTACGTGGCTATTTGTGACCCCATGCATTACCCGACCAAATTCACTCAGAGAAGAATTAGAGtctacgtgtgtttgtgttgggcgGCTTCAGCTCTGATTCAGATTCTGCTGCTGAGGGACACCCTGATGGAACCGGGCAGCTCCCACTCCTGCTATGGAGAATGTGCTTTCCTTCAGGATCAGGTTTCTGGACTTGTTGATCTAGTTCTGTCCTTCATCGGCCCGGTCAGCATCATCATCGTTCTGCATGTGAGGGTGTTCCTCGTGGTGGTGGCTCAGGCCCGAGTCATGCACTCCCAAATCACAGACGTCGCTCTGGTGAAGGTCAGAGTCAAGAAATCTGAAATCAAAGCAGCCAGGACCCTCGGTGTTGTTATCGTTGTGTTTCTGATTTGTACCTGTCCATATTTTTGTGCTTCACTCATGGGCCAGGACCAGTCCGTCAACGTTATATCTGATACCTTTCTGATATGTCTGTTTTACTCAAACTCCTGTCTCAACCCCATGATCTACGCCTTCTTCTACCCCTGGTTCAGAAAATCCATGAAACTCATCGTTACACTGCAGATCCTGAAGTCTGGCTCCTCTGACTCCAGGTTGGTGAAGAGCGTGCAGTGA